One Sciurus carolinensis chromosome 10, mSciCar1.2, whole genome shotgun sequence genomic window carries:
- the Nsd2 gene encoding histone-lysine N-methyltransferase NSD2 isoform X2, with protein sequence MEFSIKKSPLSVQKVVKCIKMKQAPEILGNTNGKTQNCEVNRDCSVFLSKAQLSNSLQEGVMPKFNGHDALPFIPAEKLKDLTSRVFNGEPGAHDAKLCFESQEVKGMGTPPNTTPVKNGSPEIKLKITKTYMNGKPLFESSICGDSAADVSQSEENGQKSENKARRNRKRSIKYDSLLEQGLVEAALVSKISSPAEKKIPVKKEPCPTTGRDKDQLLKYNVGDLVWSKVSGYPWWPCMVSADPLLHHYTKLKGQKKSARQYHVQFFGDAPERAWIFEKSLVAFEGEGQFEKLCQESAKLAPTKAEKTKLLKPISGKLRAQWEMGIVQAEEAAGMSVEERKAKFTFLYVGDQLHLNPQVAKEAGLAVQTSGEMAEATGGGEEAAADPGPMKEEGGPMKRRRRVKRPSSVEHHESGPGTERSSPQKMAEVDPKRGMGSPPGRKKTTPSTPRSRKGDAAAQFLVFCQKHRDEVVAEHPDASGEEIEELLGSQWNMLNEKQKARYNTKFALVTSTQAEDDSGNVNGKKRIHTKRTEDPPEDGDVEDIPRKRLRTDKHSLRKREMTTDKMARASSYRASETASSLRSQAATKNLSDACKPLKKRNRASAAASAALGFSKSSSPSASLTENELLWEPTSVKLDLNQMPCTALRVM encoded by the exons ATGGAATTTAGCATCAAAAAAAGTCCTCTGTCTGTTCAGAAAGTTGTAAAGTGCATAAAGATGAAGCAGGCACCAGAAATCCTTGGCAATACAAACGGGAAGACCCAGAACTGTGAAGTGAACCGCGACTGTTCTGTATTCCTCAGCAAAGCTCAGCTTTCTAACAGCCTGCAGGAGGGAGTCATGCCGAAATTTAATGGCCATGATGCGCTTCCCTTCATTCCAGCTGAGAAGTTGAAAGATCTTACTTCCCGTGTGTTTAATGGAGAGCCTGGTGCACATGATGCCAAATTGTGTTTTGAGTCCCAGGAAGTAAAAGGAATGGGGACGCCACCCAACACTACCCCTGTCAAAAATGGCTCTCCTGAAATTAAGCTGAAAATCACTAAGACATACATGAATGGGAAGCCTCTCTTTGAATCTTCCATTTGTGGTGACAGTGCTGCTGATGTGTCCCAGTCagaagaaaatggacaaaaatctgagaacaaggcgaggaggaacaggaaaaggagCATAAAATATGACTCCTTGCTGGAGCAGGGCCTTGTGGAAGCAGCTCTGGTGTCCAAGATCTCAAGTCCTGCAGAGAAAAAG ATTCCAGTTAAGAAAGAACCCTGTCCAACCACAGGCAGAGACAAAGACCAGCTGTTGAAGTATAACGTGGGTGACTTGGTGTGGTCCAAAGTGTCGGGCTACCCCTGGTGGCCCTGCATGGTTTCTGCTGACCCACTCCTGCACCACTACACCAAGCTCAAAG gtcagaAAAAGAGTGCACGCCAGTATCACGTACAGTTCTTTGGTGATGCCCCAGAGAGAGCTTGGATATTTGAGAAGAGCCTTGTAGCTTTTGAAGGAGAAGGACAGTTTGAAAAATTATGCCAGGAAAGTGCCAAGCTGGCACCCACGAAGGCTGAGAAAACCAAG CTGTTGAAGCCTATTTCAGGGAAACTGAGGGCCCAGTGGGAAATGGGCATCGTCCAAGCAGAAGAAGCTGCAGGCATGTCAGTAGAAGAGCGGAAAGCCAAATTCACCTTCCTCTACGTGGGGGACCAGCTTCACCTCAACCCTCAGGTGGCTAAGGAGGCTGGCCTTGCTGTGCAGACCTCTGGAGAAATGGCAGAGGCCACAGGGGGTGGTGAGGAAGCTGCTGCAGACCCCGGGCCCATGAAGGAAGAGGGTGGGCCCATGAAGAGAAGGCGGAGAGTCAAACGGCCCAGCTCTGTGGAGCACCATGAGAGTGGCCCTGGCACAGAGAGGAGTTCTCCTCAAAAGATGGCAGAGGTGGACCCCAAAAGAGGAATGGGCTCTCCTCCTGGGAGAAAGAAAACCACACCCTCCACTCCGAGGAGCAGGAAGGGAGATGCAGCTGCCCAGTTTTTGGTCTTCTGTCAAAAGCACAGGGATGAG GTTGTTGCTGAGCATCCGGATGCCTCAGGCGAGGAGATTGAAGAACTGCTAGGCTCCCAGTGGAACATGCTCAATGAAAAACAGAAGGCACGCTATAACACCAAGTTTGCCCTGGTGACCTCCACCCAGGCTGAAGATGACTCTG GTAACGTTAATGGGAAGAAAAGAATCCACACAAAGAGGACAGAGGACCCTCCAGAAGATGGTGACGTTGAGGATATACCCAGGAAAAGACTAAGGACAGACAAGCATAGTCTTCGGAAG AGAGAGATGACCACTGACAAAATGGCCAGAGCCAGCTCTTACAGGGCCTCAGAGACAGCCTCCTCGCTCAGGAGCCAGGCAG caacaaaaaatctGTCTGATGCTTGCAAACCACTGAAGAAGCGAAACCGGGCTTCCGCAGCAGCGTCTGCAGCTCTGGGGTTTAGCAAAAGCTCGTCTCCTTCTGCGTCCTTGACCGAGAACGAG
- the Nsd2 gene encoding histone-lysine N-methyltransferase NSD2 isoform X4 translates to MEFSIKKSPLSVQKVVKCIKMKQAPEILGNTNGKTQNCEVNRDCSVFLSKAQLSNSLQEGVMPKFNGHDALPFIPAEKLKDLTSRVFNGEPGAHDAKLCFESQEVKGMGTPPNTTPVKNGSPEIKLKITKTYMNGKPLFESSICGDSAADVSQSEENGQKSENKARRNRKRSIKYDSLLEQGLVEAALVSKISSPAEKKIPVKKEPCPTTGRDKDQLLKYNVGDLVWSKVSGYPWWPCMVSADPLLHHYTKLKGQKKSARQYHVQFFGDAPERAWIFEKSLVAFEGEGQFEKLCQESAKLAPTKAEKTKLLKPISGKLRAQWEMGIVQAEEAAGMSVEERKAKFTFLYVGDQLHLNPQVAKEAGLAVQTSGEMAEATGGGEEAAADPGPMKEEGGPMKRRRRVKRPSSVEHHESGPGTERSSPQKMAEVDPKRGMGSPPGRKKTTPSTPRSRKGDAAAQFLVFCQKHRDEVVAEHPDASGEEIEELLGSQWNMLNEKQKARYNTKFALVTSTQAEDDSGNVNGKKRIHTKRTEDPPEDGDVEDIPRKRLRTDKHSLRKREMTTDKMARASSYRASETASSLRSQAATKNLSDACKPLKKRNRASAAASAALGFSKSSSPSASLTENE, encoded by the exons ATGGAATTTAGCATCAAAAAAAGTCCTCTGTCTGTTCAGAAAGTTGTAAAGTGCATAAAGATGAAGCAGGCACCAGAAATCCTTGGCAATACAAACGGGAAGACCCAGAACTGTGAAGTGAACCGCGACTGTTCTGTATTCCTCAGCAAAGCTCAGCTTTCTAACAGCCTGCAGGAGGGAGTCATGCCGAAATTTAATGGCCATGATGCGCTTCCCTTCATTCCAGCTGAGAAGTTGAAAGATCTTACTTCCCGTGTGTTTAATGGAGAGCCTGGTGCACATGATGCCAAATTGTGTTTTGAGTCCCAGGAAGTAAAAGGAATGGGGACGCCACCCAACACTACCCCTGTCAAAAATGGCTCTCCTGAAATTAAGCTGAAAATCACTAAGACATACATGAATGGGAAGCCTCTCTTTGAATCTTCCATTTGTGGTGACAGTGCTGCTGATGTGTCCCAGTCagaagaaaatggacaaaaatctgagaacaaggcgaggaggaacaggaaaaggagCATAAAATATGACTCCTTGCTGGAGCAGGGCCTTGTGGAAGCAGCTCTGGTGTCCAAGATCTCAAGTCCTGCAGAGAAAAAG ATTCCAGTTAAGAAAGAACCCTGTCCAACCACAGGCAGAGACAAAGACCAGCTGTTGAAGTATAACGTGGGTGACTTGGTGTGGTCCAAAGTGTCGGGCTACCCCTGGTGGCCCTGCATGGTTTCTGCTGACCCACTCCTGCACCACTACACCAAGCTCAAAG gtcagaAAAAGAGTGCACGCCAGTATCACGTACAGTTCTTTGGTGATGCCCCAGAGAGAGCTTGGATATTTGAGAAGAGCCTTGTAGCTTTTGAAGGAGAAGGACAGTTTGAAAAATTATGCCAGGAAAGTGCCAAGCTGGCACCCACGAAGGCTGAGAAAACCAAG CTGTTGAAGCCTATTTCAGGGAAACTGAGGGCCCAGTGGGAAATGGGCATCGTCCAAGCAGAAGAAGCTGCAGGCATGTCAGTAGAAGAGCGGAAAGCCAAATTCACCTTCCTCTACGTGGGGGACCAGCTTCACCTCAACCCTCAGGTGGCTAAGGAGGCTGGCCTTGCTGTGCAGACCTCTGGAGAAATGGCAGAGGCCACAGGGGGTGGTGAGGAAGCTGCTGCAGACCCCGGGCCCATGAAGGAAGAGGGTGGGCCCATGAAGAGAAGGCGGAGAGTCAAACGGCCCAGCTCTGTGGAGCACCATGAGAGTGGCCCTGGCACAGAGAGGAGTTCTCCTCAAAAGATGGCAGAGGTGGACCCCAAAAGAGGAATGGGCTCTCCTCCTGGGAGAAAGAAAACCACACCCTCCACTCCGAGGAGCAGGAAGGGAGATGCAGCTGCCCAGTTTTTGGTCTTCTGTCAAAAGCACAGGGATGAG GTTGTTGCTGAGCATCCGGATGCCTCAGGCGAGGAGATTGAAGAACTGCTAGGCTCCCAGTGGAACATGCTCAATGAAAAACAGAAGGCACGCTATAACACCAAGTTTGCCCTGGTGACCTCCACCCAGGCTGAAGATGACTCTG GTAACGTTAATGGGAAGAAAAGAATCCACACAAAGAGGACAGAGGACCCTCCAGAAGATGGTGACGTTGAGGATATACCCAGGAAAAGACTAAGGACAGACAAGCATAGTCTTCGGAAG AGAGAGATGACCACTGACAAAATGGCCAGAGCCAGCTCTTACAGGGCCTCAGAGACAGCCTCCTCGCTCAGGAGCCAGGCAG caacaaaaaatctGTCTGATGCTTGCAAACCACTGAAGAAGCGAAACCGGGCTTCCGCAGCAGCGTCTGCAGCTCTGGGGTTTAGCAAAAGCTCGTCTCCTTCTGCGTCCTTGACCGAGAACGAG
- the Nsd2 gene encoding histone-lysine N-methyltransferase NSD2 isoform X3 codes for MEFSIKKSPLSVQKVVKCIKMKQAPEILGNTNGKTQNCEVNRDCSVFLSKAQLSNSLQEGVMPKFNGHDALPFIPAEKLKDLTSRVFNGEPGAHDAKLCFESQEVKGMGTPPNTTPVKNGSPEIKLKITKTYMNGKPLFESSICGDSAADVSQSEENGQKSENKARRNRKRSIKYDSLLEQGLVEAALVSKISSPAEKKIPVKKEPCPTTGRDKDQLLKYNVGDLVWSKVSGYPWWPCMVSADPLLHHYTKLKGQKKSARQYHVQFFGDAPERAWIFEKSLVAFEGEGQFEKLCQESAKLAPTKAEKTKLLKPISGKLRAQWEMGIVQAEEAAGMSVEERKAKFTFLYVGDQLHLNPQVAKEAGLAVQTSGEMAEATGGGEEAAADPGPMKEEGGPMKRRRRVKRPSSVEHHESGPGTERSSPQKMAEVDPKRGMGSPPGRKKTTPSTPRSRKGDAAAQFLVFCQKHRDEVVAEHPDASGEEIEELLGSQWNMLNEKQKARYNTKFALVTSTQAEDDSGNVNGKKRIHTKRTEDPPEDGDVEDIPRKRLRTDKHSLRKREMTTDKMARASSYRASETASSLRSQAATKNLSDACKPLKKRNRASAAASAALGFSKSSSPSASLTENESKFLLFRLHW; via the exons ATGGAATTTAGCATCAAAAAAAGTCCTCTGTCTGTTCAGAAAGTTGTAAAGTGCATAAAGATGAAGCAGGCACCAGAAATCCTTGGCAATACAAACGGGAAGACCCAGAACTGTGAAGTGAACCGCGACTGTTCTGTATTCCTCAGCAAAGCTCAGCTTTCTAACAGCCTGCAGGAGGGAGTCATGCCGAAATTTAATGGCCATGATGCGCTTCCCTTCATTCCAGCTGAGAAGTTGAAAGATCTTACTTCCCGTGTGTTTAATGGAGAGCCTGGTGCACATGATGCCAAATTGTGTTTTGAGTCCCAGGAAGTAAAAGGAATGGGGACGCCACCCAACACTACCCCTGTCAAAAATGGCTCTCCTGAAATTAAGCTGAAAATCACTAAGACATACATGAATGGGAAGCCTCTCTTTGAATCTTCCATTTGTGGTGACAGTGCTGCTGATGTGTCCCAGTCagaagaaaatggacaaaaatctgagaacaaggcgaggaggaacaggaaaaggagCATAAAATATGACTCCTTGCTGGAGCAGGGCCTTGTGGAAGCAGCTCTGGTGTCCAAGATCTCAAGTCCTGCAGAGAAAAAG ATTCCAGTTAAGAAAGAACCCTGTCCAACCACAGGCAGAGACAAAGACCAGCTGTTGAAGTATAACGTGGGTGACTTGGTGTGGTCCAAAGTGTCGGGCTACCCCTGGTGGCCCTGCATGGTTTCTGCTGACCCACTCCTGCACCACTACACCAAGCTCAAAG gtcagaAAAAGAGTGCACGCCAGTATCACGTACAGTTCTTTGGTGATGCCCCAGAGAGAGCTTGGATATTTGAGAAGAGCCTTGTAGCTTTTGAAGGAGAAGGACAGTTTGAAAAATTATGCCAGGAAAGTGCCAAGCTGGCACCCACGAAGGCTGAGAAAACCAAG CTGTTGAAGCCTATTTCAGGGAAACTGAGGGCCCAGTGGGAAATGGGCATCGTCCAAGCAGAAGAAGCTGCAGGCATGTCAGTAGAAGAGCGGAAAGCCAAATTCACCTTCCTCTACGTGGGGGACCAGCTTCACCTCAACCCTCAGGTGGCTAAGGAGGCTGGCCTTGCTGTGCAGACCTCTGGAGAAATGGCAGAGGCCACAGGGGGTGGTGAGGAAGCTGCTGCAGACCCCGGGCCCATGAAGGAAGAGGGTGGGCCCATGAAGAGAAGGCGGAGAGTCAAACGGCCCAGCTCTGTGGAGCACCATGAGAGTGGCCCTGGCACAGAGAGGAGTTCTCCTCAAAAGATGGCAGAGGTGGACCCCAAAAGAGGAATGGGCTCTCCTCCTGGGAGAAAGAAAACCACACCCTCCACTCCGAGGAGCAGGAAGGGAGATGCAGCTGCCCAGTTTTTGGTCTTCTGTCAAAAGCACAGGGATGAG GTTGTTGCTGAGCATCCGGATGCCTCAGGCGAGGAGATTGAAGAACTGCTAGGCTCCCAGTGGAACATGCTCAATGAAAAACAGAAGGCACGCTATAACACCAAGTTTGCCCTGGTGACCTCCACCCAGGCTGAAGATGACTCTG GTAACGTTAATGGGAAGAAAAGAATCCACACAAAGAGGACAGAGGACCCTCCAGAAGATGGTGACGTTGAGGATATACCCAGGAAAAGACTAAGGACAGACAAGCATAGTCTTCGGAAG AGAGAGATGACCACTGACAAAATGGCCAGAGCCAGCTCTTACAGGGCCTCAGAGACAGCCTCCTCGCTCAGGAGCCAGGCAG caacaaaaaatctGTCTGATGCTTGCAAACCACTGAAGAAGCGAAACCGGGCTTCCGCAGCAGCGTCTGCAGCTCTGGGGTTTAGCAAAAGCTCGTCTCCTTCTGCGTCCTTGACCGAGAACGAG